GGCTTGTCGCGGCCACCCAGCCGCGTCGCGCGGCCGCCGGCGAGCAGGATCGCGGCCGTCATTCCGGGCGGACCCAGTCGCCGCTCTTGCCGCCCGTCTTCGCCGTGATCCGCACGTTCTCGATCGACGTGCCCTTGTCCATGCCTTTGACCATGTCGACCACGGCCAGTCCGGCGACGGACACCGCAGTGAGGGCCTCCATCTCGACGCCCGTGCGGTCGGCGGTGCGCACTGTGGCCGAGATCTCGACGCCGTCGCCGGTCACCTCGAGGTCGACGACCGCGCCGTGCACGCCGATGACGTGCGCGAGCGGCAGCAGGGCGGGCGTCTGCTTCGCGGCTTGGATGCCGGCGATCCGCGCGACGGCCAGGACATCGCCCTTGGGCACCGTGCCCCCGCGCAACGCTGAGACGACCTCGGGGGCGCAGCGCACGAAGCCGCGCGCCGTCGCCGAGCGGACGGTCGGCTGCTTGGCGGTCACGTCGACCATGCGCGCGTGGCCGGCGTCGTCCAGGTGTGTGAAGCTCATGTGCTCATCCTTCCAAGGTCCAGACATCGACCTCGTCGCCTGCGGCGACGGCATCCACCTCGGCGGGGACGACGACGTACGCCTCGGCCGCACCCAGGCCGCCGGCGCGGTGCGAGCCCGAGCCGCCCGCGGTCGCGGGGCCCGCGGTCCAGCGCGACGGGTCGGAGCGGTCGATCGTCGCGGGCAGGTACTGACGCCGGTTCGGCGGGGTCTTCCAGGCGGTGGATGCCGGCAGGCGCAGCACCGGCCGCGCCAGCGCCGCGCGCCCCTGCATCGCCAGCAGCGCCGGCCGGACGAACACCTCGAACGACACCGCCGCGCTGACCGGATTGCCCGGGAGCCCGAACAGGAGCGCGCCGGACGGTGCGACGCCGAACCCCTGCGGCTTGCCGGGCTGCATCGCGACCTTGGAGAAGGTCATCGTGCCGGCCAGCTCGTTCTTGACGACCTCGTAGGCGCCGGCGCTGACCCCACCCGAGAAGATGACGGCATCGACCTCGTCGAGCACGCCGGCCAGCACATCGCGCAGCTGCGAGCCCTCGTCGTCGACGCTCGTCCGCAGCACGAGGTCGGCACCGGCCTCGGCGACGAGTCCGGCCAGCAGCACGCTGTTCGACTCGGGGATCTGGCCGCGCCGGAGCGGAGAGCCCGGGGCGACCAGCTCGGTGCCGGTCGAGATCACCGCGACGCGCGGGCACCGCGAGACGACGACCTCCGCGACCCCGGCGGCCCCAGCCGCGCCCTGCTGCCACGCGCCGAAGACCACTCCGGCCGGCAGCACCTCGTCGCCGGCGCGCAGGTCTTCGCCCGCCCGGCGGATGTGCGCACCCGCCTTCGCCGGTGCGCGCTGCACGGTGACGGTGCCGAGCGAATCGGCGAGGCCGCCGGCGGTGTCTTCGAACGGCACGATGGCGTCGGCATCGGCCGGCACCGGCGAACCGGTCATGATCCGCGCGGCCTCACCGGCACGCAGCGCCGGATCGTCGGCAGTGCCGGCGGGAAGATCGGCGACCACGGTCAGCGCGACGGGCGCCGCGCCGGTGGCATCGGTCACATCGGCGAACCGCACCGCGAACCCGTCCATCGCCGAGTTGTCGAACACCGGGATGTCGACGGCCGCGCGCACCGGCTGCCGCAGCGTGCGGCCGCGGGCCTCGGGCACCGGCAGCGTCTCGACCTCGAGTAGGCGCGTGGATGCCAGGACCCGGGCCAGCTGCTCCTCGACGGCGATCGGTGCGGTCATGACGCCCAGGCGGCCAGGCCGCCGGCGAGCACCGATGCCTCGACGCCGCGGGCGCGGAGGACTTCGGCGGCCCGCTGGGCGCGGACGCCGTGGGCGCAGATCACCACGACCTGATCACCCTCGACCTGCCCCGGGTCGGCGAAGAAGTCGGCCAGGGGGATGACCACCGACTCGGCGACGATGCCGGTCGCGGTCTCGAAGGGTTCGCGGACGTCGAGCAGTGTCGCGCCGGCCGCCTGCGCGGCGAGCATCTCTTCGGCGGTCAGCTGCGGGATCTCGAGGGTGGGCTCCGGGGTCATGGCGTCCAATCGGGGTTCGGTGATCGCGGCGGGGGCGAGGGGGATCTCGCGCTGCGTCCCGCGCAGGCTGTCGATGACGGCGACCCGTCCGAGGAGGGGTTCGCCGATGCCGGTGATGAGTTTGATGGCCTCGGTGGCGAGCATGCCGCCGACCTGCAGGCACAGGGCTCCGAGCACGCCGACCGCGCTGCACGAGGGCGGTTCGCCGATGCTGCCCGGGGGGTACAGGTCACGCAGGCGCACCGGGGTCGTGCCGGCGGGAGGCGCCGACCAGAACACCGTGACCTGTGCGTGGAACTCCTGCAGCACCCCCCACACGAGGGCAATGCCGAGCGCCTCGCACGCGGCGGCGACGTCGGTGCGGGTCGCGAAGGTGTCGCTGCCGTCGACGACGAGGTCGGCGCCGGCCAGCAGGCCGGCGGCATTGTCGCCGGTCAGTCGTGTGGGCACCGCGTGGACGACGGTCTCCGGTGAGAGATCGGCGGCGGCGCGCACGGCCGAGTCGAGCTTGGCGGCCCCGATGTCGGCGTGGCGGTGCAGGATCTGGCGGTGCAGGTTGGTGGCCTCCACGATGTCGTCGTCGATCACCGTGAGGGTGCCGACTCCGGCCGCCGCCAGGGCGAGGATGACGGGGCTGCCCAGGCCCCCGGCACCGATGACGGCGACGTGCGCGGCGGCGAGGCGGCGCTGACCGATCTCGCCGAAGCCGGCGAGCGTCGCGTGCCGCAGCGTGCGCTCGCGCTCGGCCGGTGACAGCGCGGCGACGGGCTCGACGAGCGGGGCAAGGGGCATGTCCCCAGCGTAATCGGCCGGGCAAGGCGCGGCGCGGTGCATGACCGGGAATTAGCGCGGTCGAGTGGATGCCGCTGTTCCGCAGGTGCGCAATAAACACGGCTCAGTGCATGCAAGTGCGGTGCTAGCGTGGCATTCATGCAGAGCTTCCGCATCGCCCAGGCCGCCCAGCTGCTGGGTGTGAGCGACGACACGGTGCGCCGGTGGGTCGACCGCGGCGTGCTGCCGACGACGGGGGAGACCCCGACGACCATCCCGGGGGATGCGCTGGCCGCGCACGCCGTCGAGCTGCGGCAGGCGGCCGCCGATCCGACCGATGTGCTCTCGAGCGCCCGCAACCGGTTCGTGGGTCTGGTCACCCGCGTCCAGGTGGACGGGGTCATGGCGCAGGTCGACATCCAGGCGGGACCCCACCGGGTCGTGTCGCTGCTGTCGGCCGAAGCGGTGCGAGAGCTCGGCCTGGAACCCGGGTCGCTCGCGGTCGCCGTCATCAAAGCCACCAACGTCATCGTCGAAACCCCAGGAGACTGAGAATGCGTCGTGCCCTTCCCTTCACCGCCCTGCTCGCGGCCGTTGTGCTGACGGCGGGCTGCGCGAGCACTCCCGCGGCACCCGCCGCCACCGATCCGGCGCCGCCGGCCGCGGAGGAGCTGACGGGCGAGGTGACGGTCTTCGCCGCGGCGTCGCTGACAGCCTCGTTCGACGACCTCGCCGCCGCATTCACCGCGGAGCACCCGGCCGTGCAGATCGTGCCCAGCTACGACGGATCGTCCACGCTGGCGACGCAGATCATCGAGGGCGCCCCGGTCGACGTGTTCGCCTCGGCCGACGAGGCCAACATGCAGAAGGTCGTGGATGCGGGCCTGGCCGCAGACCCGCAGCTGTTCGCCACCAACACGCTGACCATCGTGGTGCCCGCCGGCAACCCCGCCGGCATCACCGGGATCGAGGACTTCGCCGATGAGTCGCTCACCATCGTGCTGTGCGCGCCGGAGGTGCCCTGCGGTGCGGCGTCGGAGAAGGTCTTCGCGGCGGCCGGGGTCACGGCATCCGTCGACAGCTTCGAGCAGAACGTGACCGCCGTGCTGACCAAGGTCGCCACCGGCGAGGCCGACGCCGGCCTCGTGTACGTGACCGATGCCGCGATCGGTGCCGGTGATGTCGACACCGTCAAGACGACAGGTGCCGACGCGGTCGTCAACCGCTACCCGCTGGTCGTTCTCGATTCAGCGCCGAACGCCGACGCCGCCGCGGCGTTCGCCGAGTTCGTCGTGGGCGAGGCCGGGCAGACGGTCCTTGCGGAGTACGGCTTCGGCGCACCGTGAGTTCGGTGGATCGCGATGTGCGCGGGTTCGTCCCGCAGATCCTCGTGGTCCCGGCGGTCATCGGGATCGCACTGCTGGTCGTCCCGCTCGGCGCACTGATCGGGCGGGTCGACTGGTCGACGCTGTGGGCTGACATCACCGATCCCGCCGCACTGTCGGCGCTGAGCCTGTCGCTGCGCACGGCGCTGGTCGCGACGATCGTGTGTCTTGTCCTCGGCGTGCCGCTCGCCCTGACGATCGCCCGTGCCGGGGCGCGGACGGCCGCGGTCCTCCGGGCCGTGGTGACCGTGCCGCTCGTTCTGCCGCCCATGGTCGGCGGTGTCGCACTGCTGTTCCTGTTCGGCCGCACCGGGTGGCTCGGGCCCGTGCTGGCCGGCTGGGGCATCCAGATCCCCTTCTCCACGACCGCCGTCGTGCTGGCGCAGGTGTTCGTCGCGATGCCGTTCCTGGTGCTCGCCCTCGAAGGAGCGCTGCGTTCCACGGGCGTCGGCTACGAAGAGGCCGCGGCCGCGCTCGGCGCCGGCCGGTGGACGATCCTGTGGCGGGTCACGCTGCCCCTGGCGGCGCCGGGGCTCGTGGCCGGCACCGTGCTGTGCTTCGCGCGGGCGGTCGGCGAATTCGGTGCGACCGCGCTGTTCGCCGGCAACGCGCCGGGCACCACCCGGACCATGCCCCTCGCGATCTACACCGCGTTCAACGGGGCAGGCGTCTCGCAGGGGACGGCGGTCGCCCTCGCCCTCCTGCTGCTGGTGACCGCCGTCGCGGTACTCGTGCTCGTGCGGGCCTGGCGACCCGGGGCGATCCGATGACCGGGGGCGCCGCGGCGCTCGGCGCCGGGACGGGTGCGACGGCGGCCGGGCCCGCCGCCCTCGACGCGCGGGTCATGGTGACCCGCAAGGGCTTCGGGCTGGATGCGGTCATCTCGGCTACTCCGGGTGAGACGATCGCGATCATGGGCCCGAGCGGCGCCGGCAAGTCCACCCTGCTGTCGGCGATCGCCGGTCTCGTGCGGCTGAGCGGCGGTTACGTGCGCGTGGCGGGTCGTGTGGTGTCGGGGCGGGTGGATGCCGGTGGCTCGGCGCGATCGCGCGGCATGAGTGTTCCCCCGAACAAGCGCGGGGTCGTGCTGCTGGGCCAGGATGCACGCCTGTTCCCGCACATGACCGCGCGCGACAATGTCGCCTTCGCGCTTCGTACGCATGGGGTGGCGCGGGACATCGCGGCCAACCAGGCCGACGAGCTCCTGTGGCGGGTCGGGCTTCCGGGCCTCGGCGGTCAGCGCCCCGCGGGCCTGTCCGGCGGGCAGCAGCAGCGGGTCGCCCTCGCTCGCGCGCTGGCGGCGCAGCCTCAGCTGCTTCTGCTCGACGAGCCGCTCACATCGCTCGACCCGGTGACGGCAGCCGGCATCCGTGCGGTGATCGCGGAACTGCGCGTCGGCATCACCACCGTGCTGGTGACACACGACGCCGTGGATGCGGCCGCGCTCGCCTCGCGCGTGCTCGTGCTCGAGGACGGGCGGGTGTCGCAGGACGCGCCGGCCCGC
This DNA window, taken from Microbacterium invictum, encodes the following:
- the moaC gene encoding cyclic pyranopterin monophosphate synthase MoaC, yielding MSFTHLDDAGHARMVDVTAKQPTVRSATARGFVRCAPEVVSALRGGTVPKGDVLAVARIAGIQAAKQTPALLPLAHVIGVHGAVVDLEVTGDGVEISATVRTADRTGVEMEALTAVSVAGLAVVDMVKGMDKGTSIENVRITAKTGGKSGDWVRPE
- a CDS encoding TOBE domain-containing protein; its protein translation is MQSFRIAQAAQLLGVSDDTVRRWVDRGVLPTTGETPTTIPGDALAAHAVELRQAAADPTDVLSSARNRFVGLVTRVQVDGVMAQVDIQAGPHRVVSLLSAEAVRELGLEPGSLAVAVIKATNVIVETPGD
- a CDS encoding ABC transporter ATP-binding protein, which translates into the protein MTGGAAALGAGTGATAAGPAALDARVMVTRKGFGLDAVISATPGETIAIMGPSGAGKSTLLSAIAGLVRLSGGYVRVAGRVVSGRVDAGGSARSRGMSVPPNKRGVVLLGQDARLFPHMTARDNVAFALRTHGVARDIAANQADELLWRVGLPGLGGQRPAGLSGGQQQRVALARALAAQPQLLLLDEPLTSLDPVTAAGIRAVIAELRVGITTVLVTHDAVDAAALASRVLVLEDGRVSQDAPAREVFARPATAFAASLAGLNRVVGQGVRGAWTDDDRRVVLPGATAASVPDGGGLAAVFRPSAVSVSRVDVPSWTAALRVERERARVPGEWLTRIERLEQTPSGVRVHTATPAVVAEVPVEDVAELGLAPGVPVRLRVAAENVRLLAI
- the modA gene encoding molybdate ABC transporter substrate-binding protein, producing MRRALPFTALLAAVVLTAGCASTPAAPAATDPAPPAAEELTGEVTVFAAASLTASFDDLAAAFTAEHPAVQIVPSYDGSSTLATQIIEGAPVDVFASADEANMQKVVDAGLAADPQLFATNTLTIVVPAGNPAGITGIEDFADESLTIVLCAPEVPCGAASEKVFAAAGVTASVDSFEQNVTAVLTKVATGEADAGLVYVTDAAIGAGDVDTVKTTGADAVVNRYPLVVLDSAPNADAAAAFAEFVVGEAGQTVLAEYGFGAP
- a CDS encoding ABC transporter permease; protein product: MDRDVRGFVPQILVVPAVIGIALLVVPLGALIGRVDWSTLWADITDPAALSALSLSLRTALVATIVCLVLGVPLALTIARAGARTAAVLRAVVTVPLVLPPMVGGVALLFLFGRTGWLGPVLAGWGIQIPFSTTAVVLAQVFVAMPFLVLALEGALRSTGVGYEEAAAALGAGRWTILWRVTLPLAAPGLVAGTVLCFARAVGEFGATALFAGNAPGTTRTMPLAIYTAFNGAGVSQGTAVALALLLLVTAVAVLVLVRAWRPGAIR
- a CDS encoding ThiF family adenylyltransferase → MPLAPLVEPVAALSPAERERTLRHATLAGFGEIGQRRLAAAHVAVIGAGGLGSPVILALAAAGVGTLTVIDDDIVEATNLHRQILHRHADIGAAKLDSAVRAAADLSPETVVHAVPTRLTGDNAAGLLAGADLVVDGSDTFATRTDVAAACEALGIALVWGVLQEFHAQVTVFWSAPPAGTTPVRLRDLYPPGSIGEPPSCSAVGVLGALCLQVGGMLATEAIKLITGIGEPLLGRVAVIDSLRGTQREIPLAPAAITEPRLDAMTPEPTLEIPQLTAEEMLAAQAAGATLLDVREPFETATGIVAESVVIPLADFFADPGQVEGDQVVVICAHGVRAQRAAEVLRARGVEASVLAGGLAAWAS
- a CDS encoding molybdopterin molybdotransferase MoeA is translated as MTAPIAVEEQLARVLASTRLLEVETLPVPEARGRTLRQPVRAAVDIPVFDNSAMDGFAVRFADVTDATGAAPVALTVVADLPAGTADDPALRAGEAARIMTGSPVPADADAIVPFEDTAGGLADSLGTVTVQRAPAKAGAHIRRAGEDLRAGDEVLPAGVVFGAWQQGAAGAAGVAEVVVSRCPRVAVISTGTELVAPGSPLRRGQIPESNSVLLAGLVAEAGADLVLRTSVDDEGSQLRDVLAGVLDEVDAVIFSGGVSAGAYEVVKNELAGTMTFSKVAMQPGKPQGFGVAPSGALLFGLPGNPVSAAVSFEVFVRPALLAMQGRAALARPVLRLPASTAWKTPPNRRQYLPATIDRSDPSRWTAGPATAGGSGSHRAGGLGAAEAYVVVPAEVDAVAAGDEVDVWTLEG